Proteins from one Cryptomeria japonica chromosome 4, Sugi_1.0, whole genome shotgun sequence genomic window:
- the LOC131875182 gene encoding uncharacterized protein LOC131875182: MYIVLFTWCSGLGLPTRYYRWGDDPRQHFLLRPIQRLSCPDEPVPPFDDEEDMPQWRSPQRRRGGNGGGGGEGGGGDGGDGGGGGDGGCGDVGASSSGW; the protein is encoded by the coding sequence ATGTACATAGTACTTTTCACTTGGTGCTCAGGATTGGGATTACCTACCAGGTACTATAGATGGGGGGATGACCCTAGACAACATTTTTTGTTGCGGCCAATTCAGAGGCTATCTTGTCCTGATGAGCCAGTGCCTccctttgatgatgaggaggatatgCCACAATGGAGGAGCCCTCAGCGGAGGAGAGGTGGAAATGGTGGAGGTGGTGGCGAGGGTGGTGGAGGTgatggtggagatgggggaggtggaggagatgggggATGTGGTGATGTGGGAGCTAGCAGCTCTGGGTGGTAG
- the LOC131060417 gene encoding uncharacterized protein LOC131060417 has protein sequence MEKQGASNSLVVVGAMAPDESSSKPHAQTNESFYVGLSSKINKVSGCFPRSQDRPVFVIPPKDLMEDVEYWSKHALICKFLGIRISMLALEAWIQHSWQVDEDMDIMLAGNNYFLVVFSCMSDRDRVFEGGPYFYNRVGLFVKPWHPRFNSADDLPSRVLVWIRLPRLPLEFWREDILHQIAALHGKLVVFAHQSLDKNVISYAHICVDIDLNKPLSDSLESCLGSSWIQQLDYESLPFHCRVCHDYGHLQRQCPRDFKGNSGSSGESASSSGLKMDNAGKGKAPTDDVGKEKVKTDNVSNGKALVNAPAPDNDGFTPVRS, from the coding sequence ATGGAGAAGCAAGGGGCTTCTAATAGCTTAGTGGTTGTTGGTGCTATGGCACCTGATGAATCCTCTTCAAAACCTCATGCACAGACGAATGAGTCTTTCTATGTGGGGTTGAGCTCAAAGATTAATAAAGTTAGTGGATGTTTTCCGCGGAGCCAAGATCGCCCAGTTTTTGTCATTCCTCCAAAGGATTTGATGGAAGATGTAGAGTATTGGTCCAAACATGCTCTGATCTGCAAATTTCTTGGTATTCGAATCTCTATGTTGGCCCTTGAAGCCTGGATACAACATTCATGGCAGGTGGACGAAGATATGGACATAATGTTGGCAGGAAACAACTACTTCTTGGTAGTCTTTTCATGCATGTCTGATCGTGATCGAGTTTTTGAGGGGGGCCCTTATTTTTATAATCGTGTGGGGTTGTTTGTGAAACCTTGGCATCCAAGGTTTAACTCTGCAGATGATCTTCCATCGAGGGTTCTTGTATGGATTCGCCTACCTAGACTTCCTTTAGAGTTTTGGAGAGAAGATATTTTGCACCAGATAGCTGCCTTACACGGGAAGCTTGTTGTGTTCGCACACCAGTCCCTAGATAAAAATGTTATTTCTTATGCTCATATTtgtgttgatattgatttgaataAGCCACTGTCGGATTCCTTAGAAAGttgccttggttcttcttggatTCAGCAGTTAGATTATGAGTCCTTACCTTTTCACTGTCGAGTTTGCCATGATTATGGACATTTGCAACGGCAATGCCCTAGGGATTTTAAGGGGAATAGTGGTAGTTCTGGTGAGTCTGCCTCTTCCTCAGGCCTAAAGATGGACAACGCAGGCAAGGGGAAAGCCCCGACTGATGATGTAGGTAAGGAGAAAGTCAAGACAGATAATGTTAGTAATGGGAAAGCCCTGGTCAACGCACCAGCCCCTGATAATGATGGCTTTACTCCTGTTCGCAGCTGA